One window of the Grus americana isolate bGruAme1 chromosome 13, bGruAme1.mat, whole genome shotgun sequence genome contains the following:
- the DHODH gene encoding dihydroorotate dehydrogenase (quinone), mitochondrial, whose translation MAAPLRGRLRVLAAALGGCGLLLGSSLAAGDERLYAAAVMPALRALPPEAAHGLALRVAAFGLLPPSRPDGPALEVRVLGRQFCNPVGLAAGFDKQGEAVDGLYKMGFGFVEVGTVTPKPQEGNPRPRVFRLVEDEAVINRYGFNSHGHVAVERRLRARRETQLRLTSAGMPLGVNLGKNKSSTDAAADYVAGVRTLGPLADYLVVNVSSPNTPGLRDLQGKAELRDLLTKVLAERDMLPCERKPAVLVKIAPDLTMQDKQDIASVICELGVDGLIVSNTTVSRPSSLQSRQRTEPGGLSGKPLRELSTQTIREMYSLTQGRMPIIGVGGVSSGRDALEKIRAGASLVQMYTALVYHGPPVVGAVKRELEELLREQGFKNVMEAIGADHRC comes from the exons ATGGCGGCGCCGCTGCGC GGGCGGCTgcgggtgctggcggcggcgctGGGAGGCTgcgggctgctgctgggctcgTCGCTGGCGGCGGGCGACGAGCGGCTCTACGCGGCGGCAGTGATGCCCGCGCTCCGCGCCCTCCCCCCTGAGGCCGCCCACGGCCTGGCCCTGCGCGTCGCCGCCTTCGGGCTGCTGCCACCTTCCCGTCCCGACGGCCCCGCGCTG GAGGTGCGAGTCCTCGGAAGACAGTTCTGCAACCCGGTGGGCCTGGCAGCTGGCTTCGACAAGCAGGGCGAGGCTGTGGATGGGCTGTACAAGATGGGTTTTGGCTTTGTGGAAGTAGGGACTGTCACACCCAAGCCCCAGGAGGGGAACCCCAGACCCAGGGTCTTCCGGCTGGTGGAGGATGAGGCGGTCATTAACAG GTATGGATTCAACAGCCATGGCCATGTTGCAGTGGAGCGCAGGCTGCGGGCCCGCCGGGAGACACAGCTCAGGCTTACTAGTG CGGGGATGCCCCTCGGAGTCAACCTGGGCAAGAACAAGAGCTCTACCGATGCTGCAGCTGACTACGTGGCTGGGGTCCGAACACTGGGCCCTTTGGCTGACTACTTGGTTGTGAATGTGTCCAGCCCAAACACCCCAGGGCTGCGGGACCTGCAGGGCAAGGCTGAGCTGCGGGACCTGCTGACCAAG GTACTGGCAGAGAGGGACATGTTGCCCTGTGAGCGCAAGCCAGCTGTGCTGGTGAAGATTGCTCCTGACCTCACCATGCAGGACAAGCAGGACATCGCTAGTGTCATCTGCGAG CTAGGTGTGGATGGGCTGATTGTCAGCAACACGACTGTGAGCCGCCCCAGCAGCCTCCAGAGCAGGCAGCGCACAGAGCCTGGGGGCCTCAGCGGGAAGCCCCTGCGGGAGCTCTCCACACAGACCATCAGGGAGATGTACTCCCTCACCCAAG GCCGGATGCCCATCATCGGGGTAGGTGGGGTGAGCAGTGGGCGCGATGCCCTGGAGAAGATCCGTGCTGGAGCCTCGCTTGTGCAGATGTACACGGCGCTTGTGTACCACGGGCCACCGGTGGTGGGGGCGGTGAAGCGGGAactggaggagctgctgag GGAGCAGGGGTTCAAGAATGTCATGGAGGCAATTGGAGCAGATCACCGATGCTGA
- the LOC129212091 gene encoding haptoglobin-like gives MSMGPAVLLIAGVAWTVLETATATEWSCAKPVEIEHGYVEHLIKYRCNPYYQLRGSGDGTYKCDEDHAWVSPEAGKEVPVCEPVCGKPKNPPRQMQRIIGGLLARKGSFPWQGRLVTRHNLTVGATLIGDQWLLTTGRNVYLNHTENTKPEEIAPTLQLFLGSQKQPALGIERVVLHPSYPEAVDLALLKLKQKVLLGEEVMPICLPQKDYVHPGRVGYVSGWGRGATFAFPNMLKYVMLPVAESESCRQYYEARNQSYWVQPILSNDTFCVGMSELREDTCYGDAGGAFAVQDPDDDTWYAAGILSYDKTCTAAKYGVYVDVQRVLAWVKETVAAG, from the exons ATGAGCATGGG acctgcagtgctgctgattGCTGGCGTGGCCTGGACCGTGCTGGAGACCGCAACTGCCACCG AATGGAGCTGTGCAAAGCCTGTGGAGATTGAACATGGCTATGTGGAGCACCTGATCAAGTACCGCTGCAACCCATACTACCAGCTGCGCGGCTCTGGTGATG GCACGTACAAGTGTGACGAGGATCATGCATGGGTAAGCCCTGAAGCTGGCAAGGAGGTGCCCGTCTGTGAGCCAG TGTGCGGTAAGCCGAAGAACCCCCCCAGGCAGATGCAGCGCATCATCGGGGGCCTGCTGGCTAGGAAGGGCAGCTTCCCTTGGCAGGGCCGGCTGGTGACCCGCCACAACCTCACTGTGGGGGCCACACTCATTGGTGACCAGTGGCTGCTGACCACGGGCAGGAACGTCTACCTGAACCACACTGAGAACACCAAGCCAGAGGAGATCGCCCCTACACTGCAGCTCTTCCTGGGCAGCCAGAAGCAGCCTGCCTTGGGCATTGAGCGCGTGGTGCTGCACCCCAGCTACCCGGAGGCTGTGGATCTGGCCCTGCTGAAGCTGAAGCAGAAGGTGCTCCTTGGAGAGGAGGTGATGCCTATCTGCCTGCCCCAGAAAGACTATGTGCACCCAGGGCGGGTGGGTTACGTCTCAGGCTGGGGCCGTGGCGccacctttgcctttcccaACATGCTGAAGTATGTAATGCTGCCGGTGGCAGAGAGTGAGAGCTGCAGGCAGTATTACGAGGCACGGAATCAATCCTACTGGGTCCAGCCCATCCTCAGCAATGACACCTTCTGTGTGGGCATGAGTGAGCTGCGGGAGGACACGTGCTACGGGGATGCCGGCGGCGCCTTTGCCGTGCAGGACCCCGATGATGACACCTGGTACGCGGCTGGCATCCTCAGCTATGACAAGACCTGCACGGCCGCCAAGTATGGCGTATACGTGGACGTGCAGCGTGTCCTGGCCTGGGTCAAGGAGACGGTGGCGGCTGGCTga